The DNA segment AGCTGTGGTctaagttcgaacgaggaaaggtgactaacaagaagctgtggtctaagttcgaacgaggaaaggtgactaacaagaagctgtggtatgagttcgaacgaggaaaggtgactaacaagaagctgtggtctgagttcgaacgaagaaagatgactaacaagaagatgtggtctgagttcgaacgaggaaatgTGACTAACAAGAggctgtggtctgagttcgaacgaggaaaggtgactaacaagaagctggggtctgagttcgaacgaggaaggtgactaacaagaagctgttgTCTGAGTtagaacgaggaaaggtgactaacaagaagctgtggtctgagttcgaacgaggaaaggtgacgaacaagaagctgtggtctgagttcaaacgaggaaaggtgactaacaagaagctgtggtctgagttcgaacgaaGAAAGGAGACTAACAAGAAGatgtggtctgagttcgaacgaggaaaggtgactaacaagaagctgtggtctgagttcgaacgaggaaaggtgactaacaagaagctgtggtctgagttcgaacgaggaaagttgactaacaagaagctgtggtctgagttcgaacgaggaaagatgactaacaagaagctttggtctgagttcgaacgaggaaaggtgactaacaagaagctgtggtctgagttcgaacgaaGAAAGGAGAcaaacaagaagctgtggtctgagttcgaacgaggaaaggtgactaacaagaagctgtggtctgagttcgaacgaaGAAAGGAGGccaacaagaagctgtggtctgagtttGAACGAGGAAatatgactaacaagaagctgtggtctgagttcgaacgaaGAAAGGAGACTAACAAGAAGCTCTGGtgtgagttcgaacgaggaaaggtgactaacaagaagctgtggtctgagttcgaacgaggaaaggtgactaacaagaagctgcgGTATGAGTTCGAACGAAGAAAGGAGACTAACAAGAAGATGTGGTCTAAGTTCGAACATCAGCAAAGCCAAATTTCGTCCTTGAAAATGTAAATGTTTGATTACTTTTTTAAAGTTTAACTGATACATATTTTTCATTGATTAATTATTGTCCTCGGTACAAATGAATGGAAAATATGTCAAAAGAGATAAACAGTCATTGGTTGTGAAATTGTTATTGATTCCATTGCATAATAGGTAATTGATTTGGCacagattatttggtgtattatcatcattattattattattattattattattattattattattattattattgttgttgtttttattattattattattattattattattattattattattattattattattatcattattattattattattatcattattcttattaatattattattatccttggaaaaacaggatgctataagcccaagggctccaacaaggaaaagatagcccagtgaggaaaggaaataaataacaactTGTATCATTATAGTAACCAAAAATAGTCATAAACCAGCATTCTCAATATGACATCCTAATGAATTACCTTTTAAAcgattattatcagtagtagtagtagtagtagtagtagtagtagtagtagtagtaggagaaccATTGGTAATGACAGTAGTAATACGAATGGTATATTATTCCCAATATAGTGTTAACTTATGATGAATCTTTGTTTAGGTTTCACCCTCAAGTATCgaaattacataaatataatttcttaTCCTAAATCATGTTGTAACTGGCATAAACACCAAGTATTGTAATCAAGAGATAATTCAACTAATATTGTACCATTACAGAATTCTAAATATAAGTCTATGTCATGGCATGCAAAATTAACCGTATATACCCTATGAATAGAGTTCAGTATCGAACACTATcgcataacatatttatttttgcaaagctATAAAAAATCTCACAATATTTTATGCTTACCATCCAGTGCAAACCCCTATGAAATCctaaaaaattttctttcttttttagcagCCCTTTTGATATCCATGAAAAATAATCTCTTTCCGTGTGCCATGATAATAATGGAAGGTCGTTAGCGCTGTTGATTTACCTTACCTGTGTATTGATACAAAAACAAATTGGTGGATGGTCAATTGTATATACTAACAAAGAGCTAAATGGAATCGTTGCAGTTTTCCCATTTTtctgtgttcttaaaatattttatttttcctcgtttcctttccttactgggctattttctttgttggggtccttgggcttatagcatcctgcttatccaagtaggtttgtagcttaataataataataataataataataataataataataataataataataataataataataataacgtaataaCTGGGTAATTCATCGAATCAAATACCTGAGGTTTTTAGATTATGAGTACAGTACACTGTACAATTCAAggattctttataaatattttctaagaaaacctATATTGCCTTCGATTGAATAGAAAGATCATTGTGCGTATTGAATTGGAAAGCAGACGAGCCAGGAACCCTATGTGAATGCACATAAACCACCAAGGATAGGTAACTTATAATTATATCATTGTGAGGCATgattagacgatggattgacgaactgagaaaatttgcgggtatggagtggcatagaaagaccagaaacagacacgagtggaaggacatgcctgaggtatTTGTCCTTCATTTACAATTtctggggacccattctattattcttttagTCTTTCTGTCATTCCAATAATATATcctgttcttttccttttctttttcctaccTATTGTtacaatattctctactttagtttgcacctATATCCCCTTTTTCCGTTATCTTACTGTTATTTCCATCATTGTTCTTTCTATACTTCTTTTAGTTGAAATCAACTCATGTTCCAAGGCTATAGAAAGACTCAGGTTTCTGCTCCATAATTCAATAATGGttagactatctgattaaatataattccttttataaaaagtggcattttacattttttaatctcattttgtttaccaaaagctcgtcttcctatgcttacccttcttttatttgggtcttatgtcctggggaaacacttactgtctgccctaagtatgtatattcattgacaatctctaaaGATTTGTccctaacccttatttgttgtctaagCATTTACATTAAATGGGAAGAATAACATAGAatgattgaatagagaaagcagaaatttaggactgaaaattaatatgaataatactagaacaataataaacattaaatatatatataaatatatatatatatatatatattatatatatatatatatatatatatatatatatatatatattatatatttatatatatatatatatatatatatatatatatatatatatatatatatatatatatatatatatatatatatatatgtataaatatacatatatatatatatatatatatatatatatatatatatatatatatatatatatatatatatatatatatatatatgtatgtatgtatatatatatttatatatatatatatatatatatatatatatatatatatatatatatataaaatcctttcaGATTTTCTTGAATTATCATCTTAATCGTTTTAGGTTCAATGCTTAAAACCAGTTTCATGTTAACatcacatagctctctctctctctctctctctctctctctctctctctctctctctctctctctctctctctctctctctctctctctctctctttaaaagacAGAAGTCAAGAGTTAGTATTTATTTTACCATTTCGTGTTTAGTGCAAAAGTAAAATGAGAGAGTATCTTCGCAATTAAATTAATAACAATTCTTCCGTCGAACTCTCTCTTACTCCTATTTGAAATGACTGATTACATTTGTTATTGGTACTTGAAGTATGATAATCTTTCTTTATCATTATTGCAAAATGATTACTGATAAACCTATTATATCTCTTATCGTAACAAAACAATCAATCTATTTTGTTTCATATCATATCGACAATATCAATATTTCATCGTAAGATACttagtttatttttaatattaaatttttaagaaattcAAATTTGCCGAAGAGACATTTCAATGCTGGGCTTATCTTATGATTTTGAGAGATAGAATATTTGATCAAATGTTTTAATTATGTACGTACTAAATACTGTCTTATTTTTGGTTTAATTTTGGTTTATCCTCTTAATTGATTAAAACTATTATTGTGATCATCATGATGATATTGCTGAAGAACTGCACATCGGCAGACGAAGAATAAAAGATAGAATTGATAACAGAGAATAGATATCTAACAGAACGATAAGTCCTTCATTTacttgaaaaaaacaataaaataaatgtctCCCCCAAAAATCTGGAAAAGTTTCTACTTTAggattttgttaagaaaataattggaattatttttgagtaataaacaattaaatttaaTAACAAATTATGAATATTCAGCAGAAAGGTAAGTcctttttttacatgaaaatatctttataaatctgGAACAGTTTCTACTTTAGGATTTTGTTAGAATAAATACTATGAAGTAGTAGCGAAGTATAAATTTCTAATAGAAAGCTAAGTCCTTTTCTTACATAGAAATGTCTTTATAAAGGTCTCTTCCCAAAATCTGGAACAGTTTCTACTTTAGGATTATGTTAAGAAAGTAATTGTAATTATATTTCAGTAATAAATCATAATAAGTAATAACAAGGTATAAATATCTAACAGAAAGTAAGTcctttttttacttaaaaaaaaaatatctctataaATGTCTCATCACAGAATCTTGAAGTATCCACGTAAggattttattaaaaagaaataactgGAATTGTattttagtaataaataataacaagtAATAACAAAGTATAAATATCTAACAGAAAGGTAATTCCTTCTTTTACATAAAAGAAGATGTCTCTCCCAAAAATCTGGGAGTTTTTACTTTTGAATTCTGTTAAGAATATAACAGGAATTATATATGAGTAACAAATTGAAGAATATAGTAATGTTATAACCCCCACTCAAGAAAAGCACAGCCAAGCTTAGCAatgggtttaaaggtttgaaggccgctcaagaatggcagaggcaaggggaagtgacattgctctatcaaacaggacaatgccctagtgtctggccatatatacatatgatcagcgcccaacccctctctccacccaatctaggaccaaggaatcccaggtaatggatgctgatgacgcagcagatagacctataggttccctcaaacacccatccttagctcacatggatggtgaggttgaagtaaCCAAAGGTACTTATGATTTCTTGAAGAACTTGTATCCCAGTCTAGCGTtccccagtcagagacgttaccgcatCGTAAATATTAATTTGAAACATTTGTTAAGGTTTGTAACTAAACAAAACAATTACCAAATGGATATAGTAATGGGCGATTTGCTTTAAGGCAGTCATTATAGAAGTTTTTACATCGTATATGCCATAGTAAAATAGAACACATGATCACAGTCAATTGTTTGGAGAACATGACATTCAACAGGCGATTAAGGTGAGAATATAACGACGTgttcatacaaatataaatactagGCAATTTAGAAGGGGAGATATGCATGAAAAAAAGTGTTCCGGAAAATGTGGAATTATTAGAACAATTACAAAGATCATGTGGTGTCTATTTTTAGGTGCTAGAACAAAGAGGGTGTCCAGTCGAACTATGTTTGAATATAGCAGCTATTTTTCAAACTCTATTAGGGTAATCATTATTTTGAGTTTACtttaaattacattttatatttttaagatataaatttatattctggGATGaattttctttcaacattttaCAGAAAATCGTGAAATTCATATTTTTTGAAATAACATAATTAGTCGTAATTCAAAGGCATGAGAATTATTATGTTAACCTCATAAAAGTCTTGTATAGGGTGGGGTGTAACTAGAAAGgttaatttatgtaatatatatatatatatataatatatatatattatatatatatatatatatatatatatatatatatatatatatatatatatatatacatatatatatatatatatatatatatatatatatatatatatatatatatatatatatatatatatatacacatatataaataaatatatgtttatatatatatatatatgtatatatatataatatatatatatatatatatatatatatatatatatatatatatatatacatgtataaatatatatatatatatatatatatatatatatatatatatatatatatatatatatatatatatatatatatgtatatatataagaatatatatacatatatatatatctatctatatatatatatctatctatctatctttctatatatatatatatataatatatatatatatatatatatatatatatatatatatatatatatatatattagtaaaaaaatattatttcctgCATATGATATGCACACGAACAATTTATATCCTTCTAAATAATTAGAATCTCATTTTTAATAAATCCTTGTCGGTAGCTTTTTTAAAAACAACCATACCTGCAAGAACATTGTGTAGGTGCCCTTACCTTGTATAGCTTATCACTACGAGATGGcctacgcatctctctctctctctctctctctctctctctctctctctctctctctctctctctctttcatctggtTGTTTAAGTGTTAATGTCATTTTCTTTGAGTGAACCGTTTTCCACCACAGGCACGGATCTTCGATGCATTCTTCAGACATAAATTTATTTAACGGaagatctctcactctctctct comes from the Palaemon carinicauda isolate YSFRI2023 chromosome 16, ASM3689809v2, whole genome shotgun sequence genome and includes:
- the LOC137655479 gene encoding golgin subfamily A member 6-like protein 25, with translation MTNKKMWSEFERGNVTNKRLWSEFERGKVTNKKLGSEFERGRKETNKKLWSEFERGKVTNKKLWSEFERRKEANKKLWSEFERGNMTNKKLWSEFERRKETNKKLWCEFERGKVTNKKLWSEFERGKVTNKKLRYEFERRKETNKKMWSKFEHQQSQISSLKM